A stretch of Bordetella genomosp. 13 DNA encodes these proteins:
- a CDS encoding branched-chain amino acid ABC transporter permease produces MTDTRSLFWTGLFLLALAAFPLVAPLLDLDFYVSFVRRMLIYALAATSLNLVLGYGGMVALGHAAFFGAGAYAVGMLGAAGVTSGLVAWPAAMLLAGLLAVLTGAISLRTRGVYFIMITLAFAQMIYYVFISLRQYGGEDGLNLPGYSTLPGIDLADDRSFYYLVLALFAVLMWCFGRLVGSRFGTALQGIRENEARMEALGYPVYRIKLVAFGLSGAAAGLAGALLANHNLFISPSLMHWTQSANLLIMVLVGGVGLRYGGVAGAVVMLALEEILKLWTEYWHLPLGILLLCVVFGAPRGLAGLVGPLFGGRPAAGRRPAVAPGSSDAANPASRSGT; encoded by the coding sequence ATGACGGATACTCGCTCGCTCTTCTGGACGGGGCTGTTCCTGCTGGCCCTGGCTGCCTTTCCGCTGGTCGCGCCGCTGCTCGACCTGGACTTCTACGTGTCGTTCGTGCGGCGCATGCTGATCTATGCGCTGGCGGCCACCAGCCTCAATCTGGTGCTGGGCTACGGGGGCATGGTGGCCCTGGGCCACGCGGCGTTCTTCGGCGCCGGCGCCTATGCCGTGGGCATGCTGGGCGCCGCCGGAGTCACGTCGGGCCTGGTGGCCTGGCCCGCGGCCATGCTGCTGGCGGGCCTGCTGGCCGTGCTCACCGGGGCCATTTCGCTGCGCACGCGCGGCGTGTACTTCATCATGATCACGCTGGCCTTCGCGCAGATGATCTATTACGTCTTCATCTCGCTGCGGCAGTATGGCGGCGAGGACGGCCTGAACCTGCCCGGCTATTCCACGCTGCCGGGCATCGACCTGGCCGACGACCGATCGTTCTATTACCTGGTGCTGGCGCTGTTCGCGGTGCTGATGTGGTGCTTCGGCCGCCTGGTCGGCTCGCGCTTCGGCACGGCGCTGCAAGGCATACGCGAGAACGAGGCGCGCATGGAGGCGCTGGGCTATCCGGTGTACCGGATCAAGCTCGTGGCGTTCGGCCTCAGCGGCGCGGCGGCGGGCCTGGCCGGCGCGCTGCTGGCCAATCACAACCTGTTCATCTCCCCCAGCCTGATGCACTGGACCCAGTCCGCCAACCTGCTGATCATGGTGCTGGTGGGCGGGGTGGGCCTGCGCTATGGCGGCGTGGCGGGCGCGGTGGTGATGCTGGCGCTCGAAGAGATTCTCAAGCTCTGGACCGAGTACTGGCATCTGCCGCTGGGCATCCTGCTGCTGTGCGTGGTGTTCGGCGCGCCGCGCGGACTGGCCGGCCTGGTGGGACCCCTGTTCGGCGGTCGGCCCGCGGCGGGGCGGCGTCCGGCCGTCGCGCCGGGGTCTTCGGATGCCGCCAACCCTGCTTCACGGAGCGGAACATGA
- a CDS encoding branched-chain amino acid ABC transporter permease: protein MTYTLIVEQLLNGLQFGLMLFLIAAGLTLVFGIMDIMNLAHGSLYMAGAYVAAETMQRTGSFAAAVAVAALATGLVGAVLELVLIRRLAVRDHLAQVLGTFAVILIANDLVKMIWGPAPMMLNTPPALSGPVRLLPDLMYPAYRLMIIGLGLAVAVGLYWFVTRTRAGVLVRAGASNRQMATLMGVRVPLLFLGVFALGAVLAALAGALLGPVTAVQVGMGEEILILVLVCIVIGGIGSIRGAFAGALLVGMVDTAGRAFLPTLLRSFFPPDVASSVGPTLAAIAIYVLMAGVLVFRPSGLFPARG, encoded by the coding sequence ATGACGTATACGCTGATCGTCGAGCAACTGCTGAACGGTCTGCAGTTCGGGTTGATGCTGTTTCTCATCGCCGCGGGCCTCACCCTGGTCTTCGGCATCATGGACATCATGAATCTGGCGCACGGTTCGCTGTACATGGCGGGCGCCTATGTGGCTGCCGAGACCATGCAGCGCACCGGCTCGTTCGCCGCGGCCGTGGCGGTCGCGGCGCTGGCCACCGGCCTGGTGGGCGCGGTGCTCGAGCTCGTGCTCATCCGCCGCCTGGCGGTGCGCGATCACCTGGCGCAGGTGCTGGGCACCTTCGCCGTCATCCTCATCGCCAACGACCTCGTCAAGATGATCTGGGGGCCGGCGCCCATGATGCTGAACACGCCGCCTGCGCTGTCGGGTCCGGTACGGCTGCTGCCCGACCTGATGTATCCCGCCTATCGCCTGATGATCATCGGCCTGGGGCTCGCGGTGGCCGTGGGCCTGTACTGGTTCGTCACGCGCACTCGCGCCGGGGTGCTGGTGCGCGCGGGGGCCTCCAATCGCCAGATGGCCACGCTGATGGGCGTGCGCGTGCCGCTGCTGTTCCTGGGCGTGTTCGCGCTGGGCGCGGTGCTGGCCGCGCTGGCCGGCGCGCTGCTCGGTCCGGTCACGGCGGTGCAGGTCGGCATGGGCGAAGAGATCCTCATCCTGGTGCTGGTGTGCATCGTCATCGGCGGCATCGGCTCCATACGGGGCGCCTTCGCGGGCGCGCTGCTGGTGGGCATGGTCGACACGGCGGGCCGCGCCTTCCTGCCGACGCTGCTGCGCAGCTTCTTTCCGCCCGACGTGGCGTCCAGCGTGGGTCCCACGCTGGCGGCCATAGCCATCTACGTACTGATGGCCGGCGTGCTGGTGTTCCGGCCCTCGGGCCTCTTCCCGGCGCGCGGCTGA
- a CDS encoding ABC transporter ATP-binding protein: protein MIPAALAPALRAEGLVKRFGALLATDHVSLDLQPGEIHALIGPNGAGKSTLIHLLSGTLSADAGKLWVGGTDVSGSNAHQRVAAGLSRSYQITNIFKSFSVLENLLLAVQAHAGSSFRFWTPRNRDEALYEQARALAAQCALDAALLDRPAGTLPHGEQRKLEFALALAARPQVLLLDEPMAGMGPDETLRLADLIESLRGEAAMLLVEHDMQAVFRLADRISVLVYGRVIATGTPDEIRANPEVRQAYLGDDEAPATALEEA from the coding sequence ATGATCCCCGCCGCACTGGCGCCGGCACTGCGCGCCGAAGGCCTGGTCAAGCGCTTCGGCGCGCTGCTGGCCACCGACCACGTCTCGCTGGACCTGCAGCCGGGCGAGATCCACGCCCTGATCGGGCCCAACGGGGCGGGCAAGTCGACGCTCATCCACCTGCTGTCCGGCACCTTGTCCGCCGATGCCGGCAAGCTCTGGGTGGGCGGAACCGACGTCAGCGGATCGAACGCGCACCAGCGCGTGGCCGCGGGCCTCTCGCGCTCGTACCAGATCACCAACATCTTCAAGTCGTTCAGCGTGCTCGAGAACCTGCTGCTGGCGGTGCAGGCCCATGCCGGCAGCAGTTTCCGTTTCTGGACGCCGCGCAACCGCGACGAGGCCCTGTACGAACAGGCCCGCGCGCTGGCCGCCCAGTGCGCGCTGGACGCGGCGCTGCTCGACCGTCCGGCCGGCACGCTGCCGCATGGCGAGCAGCGCAAGCTGGAGTTCGCGCTGGCGCTCGCGGCGCGTCCGCAGGTGCTGCTGCTGGACGAGCCCATGGCGGGCATGGGGCCCGACGAGACCCTGCGCCTGGCCGATCTCATCGAAAGCCTGCGCGGCGAGGCGGCCATGCTGCTGGTCGAGCACGACATGCAGGCGGTGTTCCGGCTGGCCGACCGCATCTCGGTGCTGGTCTATGGCCGAGTCATCGCCACGGGCACGCCCGACGAGATCCGCGCCAACCCCGAGGTTCGGCAGGCCTATCTGGGCGACGATGAGGCGCCCGCCACGGCGCTGGAGGAAGCATGA
- a CDS encoding ABC transporter ATP-binding protein yields the protein MLELRGIASGYGPSQVLFGVDLSIGAGQVVTLLGRNGMGKTTLLRTLFGQLPLRAGSIAFGGRDIGGWRPDRIARAGLAIVPEGRQCFPNLTVREHLTAFVAARNPDIGQRWTPERVFELFPRLGERARNMGNQLSGGEQQMLAIGRALVTNPRLLVLDEATEGLAPRIREEIWTCLATLRQAGQTILVIDKYVERLLALADRHVILERGKVVWTGDSRELDSDRGLWTRYLGV from the coding sequence ATGCTGGAACTTCGAGGCATCGCCAGCGGCTACGGGCCCAGCCAGGTACTGTTCGGCGTCGACCTGAGCATAGGCGCGGGGCAGGTCGTCACGCTGCTGGGCCGCAACGGCATGGGCAAAACCACGCTGCTGCGCACCCTGTTCGGCCAGCTGCCGCTGCGCGCCGGCAGCATCGCCTTCGGCGGCCGCGACATCGGCGGCTGGCGCCCCGATCGCATCGCCCGCGCCGGGCTGGCCATCGTGCCGGAAGGGAGGCAGTGCTTTCCCAACCTGACCGTCCGCGAGCACCTGACCGCCTTCGTCGCGGCGCGCAATCCCGACATCGGCCAGCGCTGGACGCCCGAGCGCGTATTCGAACTGTTCCCACGCCTGGGCGAGCGCGCCCGCAACATGGGCAACCAGCTGTCCGGCGGCGAACAGCAGATGCTGGCCATCGGCCGGGCGCTGGTGACCAATCCGCGCCTGCTGGTGCTGGACGAGGCCACCGAGGGCCTGGCCCCGCGCATCCGCGAAGAGATCTGGACCTGCCTCGCCACGCTGCGCCAGGCCGGTCAGACCATCCTGGTCATCGACAAGTACGTCGAACGGCTGCTGGCCCTGGCCGACCGCCACGTCATCCTCGAACGCGGCAAGGTCGTCTGGACCGGCGACTCGCGCGAACTGGACTCCGACAGGGGGCTCTGGACGCGCTATCTGGGCGTCTGA